The window GTCGTGGCGGCGGCCTTGACCGCCTTTTGGTCGCGTGGGGTAAAGGCGCGCAAGGCGTGTTGTACGCGATTGCCCAATTGGCCCAGCACTAGGTCGGGAATGTCGAGCGGATTCTGGCTGACGAAATAGACGCCGACGCCTTTTGAGCGCACCAGGCGCACGACCTGTTCGATCTTGGTCAGCAGCGCGTCCGGCGCGTCGTCAAAGAGCAAGTGCGCTTCGTCGAAAAAGAACACCAGTTTGGGTTTGTCGAGGTCGCCGACTTCGGGCAGCATTTCGTAAAACTCCGAAAGCAGCCAGAGCAGAAAGGTCGCGTAAAGCATCGGCGAGGCCAATAATTTATCCGCCGCCAAAATGTTGATGACGCCGCGCCCATCATCGCCGCTTTGCAGCATGTCGTTCAAATCCAGCGCGGGTTCGCCGAAGAATTTGTCGCCGCCCTGTTGCTCGACTTCCAGCAAGCGGCGTTGAATCGCGCCCACACTGGCCGCTGAAACGTTGCCGTAGCTGGTCGTCAATTCTTTGGCGTTGTCAGCCACGTGCTGCAACATCGCGCGCAGGTCTTTCAGATCAAGCAGCAACAGTTTGTTGTCGTCGGCGACCTTGAAAACCAGATTGAGCACGCCGCCCTGCGTGTCGTTCAGGTTCAAGACGCGCGTTAGCAAGAGCGGCCCCATCTCCGAAATCGTCGCGCGCAGCGGATGCCCCAGTTCGCCGAAGACATCCCAAAAGACGACCGGATAAGCCTGGTATTTGAAATCGTCGCGCGCGAACTGTTGCACGCGCTCGGCCACTTTGGGATTGTCGCCGCCCGTCTGCGAAATGCCGGCCAAGTCGCCTTTCACGTCGGCCATAAACACCGGAATGCCCTGGCGGCTGAAACTCTCGGCCAGCACGCGCAGCGTCACGCTTTTGCCGGTGCCGGTCGCGCCCGCGATCATGCCGTGGCGATTGGCCATCTTGGGCAGCAGGTAAATCTCTTCGGTATCTTTGGCGAGCAGAATTGGGGTTGCCATCTCGTTCAGTTTCCTTCTTTTGAGTTATTGAGTGGGGTTGTGCGCTGCGCAGTATAGCAGCGATGTGGCGGAACGGGGAACAGCAGCGCAAGGGAGATAAATGAAGCTTGTGCTTATTTCGGTATGCGCAGCCTTTGGAGTGCGGCGGCTCGACGCCGCTTTGGTAGGCCCTCGGCAACAGACGTGCAGCAGGCAGTCAAAGCCAATGGCAAGTGTTCCCGGCCTGCTGTCCCGAGCCAAAGCTATGCCAAAGCGGCGTCGAGCCGCCGCACGCCAAAGGCTGCGCCGCGCCAAAGTATTGACGGGCCGCCGGAGAAATAAGCACAGGCCTCAGATAATTGCCCACCACAAAAAGGCGCAAAAGGCGCAAAAGAATTCAAACTGGTCAATCTGTTTTGCGTTTTTTTGCGCCTTTTTGCGGCGGCTTTCTTCGATGATGATGGTCGTGATCAATCAGTGCTCAGATCGCTGACGCTCTCCGTACTGACGACAGTCGTCGCGCCTTTATTCCATTTCGGCGTGTATGGGCAATGGCGGCAGCCCGTGCCGCAACAACTGCCGCGTTGCAAATGATAGGCGCGGGTGAAGACCATAAAGCCGCCTTCCCAATAAAAATCCGCGCCTGCATCCAAGCGCTGCATCTTTTCTTTCAAAGCTTTCAAAAGCTCGTTGTTTGACATCCGTCACCTCGCCACCCTATTTTCACCGCCCAGCAGTCGCAAAGAAAGTCATCTATACATCAGGAGGAAACGCATGCCCAAACGTTACTGGCTGTTGAAGTCGGAGCCGGAGGCATTTTCGATTCAGGATTT of the Acidobacteriota bacterium genome contains:
- a CDS encoding DUF853 family protein, producing the protein MATPILLAKDTEEIYLLPKMANRHGMIAGATGTGKSVTLRVLAESFSRQGIPVFMADVKGDLAGISQTGGDNPKVAERVQQFARDDFKYQAYPVVFWDVFGELGHPLRATISEMGPLLLTRVLNLNDTQGGVLNLVFKVADDNKLLLLDLKDLRAMLQHVADNAKELTTSYGNVSAASVGAIQRRLLEVEQQGGDKFFGEPALDLNDMLQSGDDGRGVINILAADKLLASPMLYATFLLWLLSEFYEMLPEVGDLDKPKLVFFFDEAHLLFDDAPDALLTKIEQVVRLVRSKGVGVYFVSQNPLDIPDLVLGQLGNRVQHALRAFTPRDQKAVKAAATTFRVNPALDTEAAITELGVGEALISVLDEKGTPTIVRRAFIAPPESKLGAITPEQRQAVIRGSSFYGHYENAVDRDSAYEMLKNRAAQMQAEPEAAPAQPDAMSGAMAGVMGVAGGLLGAFAKSAARSIGTQVAREISRGLLGGIFGGSGRRR